From the genome of Cryptococcus tetragattii IND107 chromosome 6, whole genome shotgun sequence, one region includes:
- a CDS encoding decapping nuclease RAI1 produces the protein MPHSIPLPRPNPAGPVPSYRLPHLIHTYSHLPTRAISHNDASMTYYSPAPIGCDLTEGFERRIKREDEEEHLDGLVESLEYIIKRGGKGERKEGIITWRGMLTKLLTMPYETRDPWEMTAVALDGSVYLESWDPPEAKAKRRQEQSAWEKQGYMGYAYESFSTIPQGGRPGNGPEGWGGDVNTNVQWANVVRSAIGEIPLCIAGEVDCVKAEPGSPNPGLSGCMELKTNKVIQHPGHEAMFHKKLLKHWAQSWLLGIPEVVVGFRDDDGILRSQTTFNTAKIPYLVGTLNKSSWSPSFCLQSLHSVCSLLTTNVLPTDPLVTYPHIRGNRQAVEEVGELPPAVVWRLVFDPRKGCELHAVGELGVVDGRWGGMLKEEYVRWRMGLD, from the exons ATGCCCCACTCAATCCCCTTACCAAGGCCCAATCCAGCAGGCCCTGTGCCCTCCTaccgtcttcctcatctaATCCACACTTACTCCCATCTGCCCACCCGGGCTATATCCCACAATGACGCTTCTATGACCTATTACTCTCCAGCGCCGATCGGATGTGATCTCACAGAAGGATTTGAAAGGCGGAtaaagagagaagacgaggaagaacatcTAGATGGGCTGGTAGAGAGTCTGGAATACATTATTAAACGAGGGGGGAAGggtgaaagaaaagaagggatcATCACTTGGAGAGGAATGTTGACAAA GCTCCTTACAATGCCATATGAAACGAGAGATCCATGGGAAATGACTGCTGTAGCTCTCGATGGTTCTGTTTATCTTGAATCGTGGGATCCGCCGGAGGCAAAAGCCAAACG GAGACAAGAGCAATCAGCCTGGGAGAAGCAAGGCTATATGGGATACGCATACGAATCATTCTCTACGATACCGCAAGGGGGACGCCCAGGAAATGGGCCggaaggatggggaggtGATGTCAATACCAATGTACAA TGGGCTAA TGTGGTGCGCTCCGCGATAGGAGAAATACCGCTCTGCATTGCTGGGGAAGTCGACTGCGTGAAAG CTGAACCTGGATCTCCAAATCCAGGCTTATCAGGATGCATGGAACTCAAGACTAATAAGGTCATACAACATCCCGGACACGAAGCAATGTTTCATAAAAAACTATTGAAGCATTGGGCGCAGAGTTGGCTACTGGGGATACCT GAAGTCGTCGTAGGCTTCAGAGACGACGACGGGATTCTTCGCTCACAAACAACGTTCAATACTGCAAAGATTCCTTATCT AGTTGGGACACTCAATAAATCATCATGGTCACCCAGCTTCTGCCTCCAATCTCTCCATTCGGTTTGCTCTCTCTTGACAACGAATGTTTTACCCACCGATCCACTCGTCACCTATCCCCATATACGCGGCAATAGACAGGCTGTAGAGGAAGTTGGAGAGCTACCGCCAGCCGTCGTGTGGCGATTGGTGTTTGACCCAAGAAAGGGCTGTGAGTTGCACGCTGTAGGAGAGTTAGGCGTAGTCGATGGACGCTGGGGAGGGATGCTGAAGGAGGAGTATGTGCGATGGAGAATGGGGCTGGATTGA
- a CDS encoding DNA replication licensing factor MCM7 produces the protein MATNDAGASVMPVANVQINYEEESAKIEDFLQNYVARSRPRRNQSALPADDDAAAEDTSEDEDDLAGGMGGLDVQGARRIKSKYLRMLREVANRRREDIVIDLKDLKRYSNELSLLHNIQNNTRRYIQLFSDVIDKIMPAPDNEVDFTNDVLDLIMQQRREMNAQVDAGERSADAGMFPPELMRRYNVYFRPLRSDDVFAVRAVRGAHLGRLITVRGIVTRVSEVKPLLVVNAYTCDSCGNEIFQEITQKHFTPLTVCPSDVCVRNQTKGQLHMQTRASRFRPFQEVKIQEMADQVPVGHIPRSMTIHLYGTLTRSVNPGDVVHIGGIFIPTPYTGMRALRAGLLQDTFLEAMHVHQLKKQYNTMETTPEIQEAIADLKSDPVLYARLANSIAPEIYGHEDVKKALLLLLVGGVTNSRKDGMKIRGDINVCLMGDPGVAKSQLLKYITKVAPRGVYTTGRGSSGVGLTAAVMRDPVTDEMVLEGGALVLADNGICCIDEFDKMEESDRTAIHEVMEQQTISISKAGITTTLNARTSILAAANPLYGRYNPKVSPVENINLPAALLSRFDVLFLILDSPTREDDERLAQHVCFVHMHNTHPELDFEPVDPTLMRHYIAECRKIEPRVPQALSEYIVSSYVQMRKQQQEDEAEGKSHSYVSARTLLAVLRLSQALARLRHDDIVRQGDVDEALRLMDVSKASLYEHSQQRNGEDQTSTSKIFRIIKDMAQRAADEEDDEEMGELAMMDVRNRVIAKGFTEMQLMETILEYENMDVLMRTGNGSRLQFVTA, from the exons ATGGCGACCAACGATGCCGGTGCCAGTGTTATGCCCGTAGCCAACGTGCAG ATAAACTATGAGGAAGAGTCTG CCAAGATTGAAGACTTTCTTCAGAATTATGTCGCTAGGTCTCGACCACGTCGTAATCAAAGCGCACTCCCCGCAGATGACGACGCGGCTGCCGAGGATACttctgaagatgaggacgattTGGCCGGCGGGATGGGTGGGCTGGATGTTCAAGGCGCTAGGAGGATAAAGTCCAAGTATTTGAGGATGCTGAGGGAGGTTGCcaacagaagaagggaggataTTGTCATTGATTTGAAGGATCTCAAGAGG TACAGTAACGAACTCTCGCTTCTTCACAACATCCAAAACAACACGCGTCGATACATTCAGCTATTCTCGGACGTGATCGACAAAATCATGCCTGCGCCGGACAACGAGGTCGACTTCACCAATGATGTGCTCGACTTGATTATGCAGCAACGAAGGGAAATGAACGCTCAAGTTGACGCGGGAGAAAGGAGTGCGGACGCCGGAATGTTCCCACCAGagctgatgagaagatA CAATGTATACTTCCGGCCGCTTCGATCTGATGACGTCTTTGCTGTTCGAGCAGTTCGAGGTGCTCATCTCGGCAGGCTCATCACCGTGCGAGGTATCGTCACCCGTGTTTCTGAAGTTAAAcccctcctcgtcgtcaacGCTTATACCTGTGACTCCTGTGGTAACGAAATTTTCCAAGAGATTACCCAAAAACATTTCACCCCTCTCACTGTTTGTCCCTCCGACGTCTGTGTCAGGAACCAAACCAAGGGCCAATTGCATATGCAAACTCGAGCCAGTAGATTCAGGCCTTTCCAAGAAGTCAAAATCCAAGAAATGGCCGACCAGGTTCCTGTAGGTCATATCCCCCGATCGATGACTATCCATCTGTACGGCACCCTCACTCGATCCGTTAACCCTGGAGATGTTGTCCACATTGGAGgtatcttcatcccaaCTCCTTACACTGGTATGCGAGCCCTTCGTGCGGGTCTTTTGCAAGACACCTTCCTTGAGGCAATGCACGTCCACCAACTCAAAAAGCAGTACAATACGATGGAGACCACCCCTGAAATTCAGGAAGCTATCGCTGATCTCAAGTCCGATCCTGTCCTCTACGCTCGACTTGCCAACTCTATAGCGCCCGAGATTTACGGTCATGAGGACGTCAAAAAAGCCTTGTTGCTCTTGCTTGTCGGTGGTGTTACAAACTCAAGGAAGGACGGTATGAAGATCAGAGGCGATATCAATGTCTGTTTGATGGGTGATCCTGGTGTTGCCAAATCTCAATTGCTCAAGTACATCACAAAAGTTGCCCCTAGAGGTGTTTACACTACCGGCAGGGGTTCCAGTGGTGTCGGTTTGACAGCGGCGGTTATGAGAGATCCAGTCACTGACGAGATGGTCTTGG AGGGAGGTGCCCTTGTTCTCGCTGACAATGGTATCTGCTGTATCGATGAATTTGACAAGATGGAGGAATCTGACCGAACCGCCATTCATGAAGTCATGGAACAACAaaccatttccatctccaaggCTGGTATCACCACCACTCTTAACGCGCGTACTTCTATCCTTGCGGCTGCGAACCCTCTTTACGGACGATACAATCCCAAAGTCTCTCCAGTTGAGAACATCAACCTTCCTGCAGCTCTCTTGTCTCGTTTCGATgttctcttccttatcctTGATTCTCCTACCagggaagacgatgagCGACTAGCTCAACACGTTTGCTTTGTCCACATGCACAACACCCATCCCGAGCTCGATTTTGAGCCCGTCGACCCTACATTAATGAGACACTACATTGCCGAGTGCCGAAAGATTGAACCTCGTGTCCCTCAGGCCTTGTCCGAATACATTGTTTCCAGCTACGTACAAATGcgaaaacaacaacaagaagatgaagcggaAGGAAAGTCTCACTCTTACGTTTCTGCCCGTACTCTTCTCGCCGTCTTGCGTCTGTCACAGGCGCTTGCCCGTCTGCGACATGACGATATCGTCCGGCAAGGCGATGTGGACGAAGCTCTTCGATTGATGGACGTCTCCAAGGCGAGCTTGTACGAGCACTCTCAACAGAGGAATGGCGAAGATCAGACAAGCACAAGCAAGATCTTCAGGATCATCAAGGACATGGCGCAAAGAGCtgcagatgaggaagatgatgaggagatgggagaattggcgatgatggatgTGAGGAACAGGGTTATCGCCAAGGGTTTCACAGAGATGCAGTTGATGGAGACTATCCTCGAA TACGAGAACATGGACGTGTTGATGCGTACCGGCAACGGCTCCAGGTTGCAATTTGTTACTGCCTAA
- a CDS encoding methionine-tRNA ligase, beta subunit, with protein MSSQVQQFISAAVNADPSLVGQNDKDKAAIEKLVGESEGLTKDLPALNEKLTPLTYLYSNYPSTADVGLYAHLHPSMINAPATQHPTLPAVLRYFLHIQSLPSVSSARSELPNAYPTLEIDLSTLPAPERKAPAPKVKKEKKAAAPTAESVPATAEGAAASVAGAVSAATGAVIEAATNAAETIKEAVVGKPEKDAKKKEKKEKKEKPAKAPKPAAEVTGPMPSMIDMRVGKVLDVKRHPDADSLYVETIDVGEPEPRTVCSGLVKYMSEDEIRGATVVVICNLKPVTMRGVKSFAMLLCASSKDGKEEGGVQFVLPPEGSQPGERIYFEGEKYENAIPEPQLNPKKKVFETIQPNFMTLENREAAWIDPETKSVHRIRTKDGVLKSQSFVGASLS; from the exons ATGTCTTCGCAGGTCCAGCAGTTCATCTCCGCTGCCGTCAACGCCGACCCTTCTCTTGTTGGACAAAacgacaaggacaaggcCGCTATCGAGAAGCTCGTCGGCGAGTCTGAGGGCTTGACCAAGGACCTTCCT GCGCTCAACGAGAAGCTCACTCCTTTGACTTATCTCTACTCCAACTACCCCTCTACTGCTGATGTCGGTCTTTACGCCCATCTTCACCCTTCCATG ATCAACGCCCCTGCTACTCAGCACCCCACTCTCCCCGCTGTCCTCCGATACTTTCTCCATATCCAATCCCTCCCCTCAGTCTCCTCTGCCCGGTCAGAGCTTCCCAATGCCTACCCTACCCTCGAGATTGACCTCTCAACACTCCCTGCGCCCGAGCGCAAGGCTCCCGCTCCCaaagtgaaaaaggagaagaaggccgcGGCCCCTACCGCCGAGTCCGTCCCTGCTACTGCTGAGGGTGCTGCCGCTTCCGTTGCTGGTGCCGTCAGCGCTGCTACCGGCGCTGTTATCGAAGCCGCTACCAACGCTGCTGAAACTATCAAGGAGGCTGTTGTCGGCAAGCCTGAGAAGGacgcaaagaagaaggaaaagaaggagaagaaggagaagcctGCCAAGGCTCCCAAACCTGCTGCCGAAGTGACAGGTCCTATGCCCAGTATGATTGACATGCGAGTCGGCAAGGTCCTTGATG TTAAGCGACACCCTGATGCCGACTCTCTTTATGTCGAAACCATCGATGTCGGAGAGCCCGAGCCCCGAACAGTCTGCTCTGGTCTCGTCAAGTACATGTCCGAGGATGAAATTCGCGGTGCGACCGTTGTAGTGATTTGCAACCTCAAGCCCGTGACCATGAGGGGCGTCAAGAGTTTCGCCATGCTTCTCTGTGCGAGCTCCAAGGATGgtaaggaggaaggtggcgTGCAGTTTGTCCTTCCTCCAGAGGGAAGTCAACCGGGAGAGAGGATCTACTTTGAGGGTGAAAAGTACGAAA ACGCTATCCCCGAACCCCAACTTAACCCCAAGAAAAAGGTCTTTGAGACCATCCAACCCAACTTTATGACCCTTGAAAACCGCGAAGCTGCGTGGATCGACCCCGAGACCAAGTCTGTTCACCGAATCAGGACAAAGGACGGCGTTCTCAAGTCCCAGAGTTTTGTCGGTGCTTCCTTGTCGTAA